The proteins below are encoded in one region of Peptoniphilus sp. GNH:
- the spoVG gene encoding septation regulator SpoVG: MKITDIRIRKLDNTGKMKAVVSVAFDDAIVIHDIKIIEGDEANFIAMPSRRIPSGEFRDIAHPINAETRKQIEDAVLEKYEEMLKEEEN, translated from the coding sequence ATGAAAATTACTGATATTAGGATTCGCAAGTTGGATAACACGGGTAAAATGAAGGCAGTGGTTTCTGTTGCTTTTGATGATGCCATAGTGATCCACGATATAAAGATTATCGAAGGAGACGAAGCAAATTTTATCGCTATGCCTAGTAGAAGAATTCCAAGTGGAGAATTCAGAGACATCGCTCATCCAATTAACGCTGAAACAAGAAAACAAATTGAAGATGCTGTTTTGGAAAAATATGAAGAAATGTTGAAAGAAGAGGAAAACTAA
- a CDS encoding aminopeptidase P family protein, whose protein sequence is MRNIDKLRKKMQECGLDAYVSPSSDPHLSEYLPDYYKERAFLTGFTGSNGLAVTTLEEGKMWTDGRYFIQAANQIKNSGYDLMKMATKGYPTYDQWLFENLKNGSKLGLNALYFSKTSLESLKQKLADKKIELVDIDLVKDIWTENRQALSNEKAFLLEEKFAGKSAGEKLKEIRKILEKENCDYLVLGDLPDICWLFNIRAFDILYTPVLISYALVGHDRAVLFTSEEKIDEKTRTQLLENSIELRRYEDIFDFLKNLKAKRIMADPNRLNSKVYDSINCEVVNAQNPTEKLKSVKNATEISNLKEAYLRDCVALTKYFYFLKTRIKNENLNEFSAQEILHDFRAQDDMFIEESFGTISAYASNAAMMHYSASEKSNRKLEPKSLYLVDSGGQYYLGTTDITRTLALGDISDEEKKDFTLVLKSHLNLASFKFLEGTSGHALDAIAREPLWREGLDYKCGTGHGVGYLLGVHEGPHGISPRPALAPLLPGCVVTIEPGIYKENKHGIRLENDYYIEYDLENENGQFMRFEVLNYLPFDLDAIDVDLLTENERRLLNDYHKKTYELLSPHLDGEIKVWLEHYTRPI, encoded by the coding sequence ATGAGAAATATAGATAAATTGAGAAAAAAGATGCAGGAGTGTGGTCTGGATGCCTATGTGAGTCCATCATCTGATCCTCATCTTTCTGAATACTTGCCCGATTACTACAAAGAGAGGGCTTTTCTAACTGGGTTTACCGGCTCAAATGGTCTAGCTGTTACAACCTTGGAAGAAGGAAAGATGTGGACTGATGGCAGGTACTTTATTCAGGCTGCAAATCAAATTAAAAATTCGGGCTATGATCTGATGAAGATGGCAACCAAGGGTTATCCAACTTATGATCAATGGCTTTTTGAAAATCTTAAAAATGGTAGCAAGCTCGGCTTGAATGCTCTTTATTTTTCAAAGACTTCTTTGGAAAGCTTAAAGCAAAAGTTGGCAGATAAAAAAATAGAACTTGTGGATATAGACTTAGTAAAGGATATTTGGACTGAGAACAGGCAAGCTCTATCTAACGAAAAAGCATTTTTGTTGGAAGAAAAATTTGCCGGCAAGTCTGCAGGTGAAAAGCTAAAAGAAATAAGAAAGATACTTGAAAAAGAAAATTGCGACTACTTGGTGCTAGGAGATCTTCCCGATATATGCTGGCTTTTTAATATAAGGGCCTTTGACATTTTATATACGCCGGTCTTGATATCCTATGCTCTTGTAGGTCATGATAGGGCTGTGCTTTTCACATCAGAAGAAAAAATCGACGAAAAGACTCGAACTCAGCTTTTGGAAAATTCCATTGAACTTAGAAGATATGAAGATATTTTCGACTTTTTGAAAAATCTCAAAGCTAAGAGAATCATGGCAGATCCAAATAGATTAAACTCAAAAGTCTATGATTCTATAAATTGTGAAGTTGTAAATGCTCAAAATCCAACAGAAAAGCTGAAATCTGTAAAAAATGCCACAGAAATCTCCAACTTAAAAGAGGCTTACTTGAGAGATTGTGTGGCTCTTACAAAGTATTTTTACTTTTTAAAAACAAGAATTAAGAATGAAAATCTAAACGAATTTTCGGCTCAAGAAATCCTTCACGATTTTAGAGCACAAGACGATATGTTCATAGAAGAATCCTTTGGAACAATCTCGGCCTATGCTTCCAATGCGGCAATGATGCACTATTCGGCAAGCGAAAAATCAAATAGGAAACTTGAACCCAAGTCCTTATATTTAGTCGACTCTGGAGGACAATATTATCTCGGCACAACAGATATAACAAGGACCTTGGCTCTTGGAGATATAAGCGATGAAGAAAAAAAAGATTTCACTCTTGTATTGAAGTCTCACTTGAATTTGGCAAGCTTTAAATTTTTGGAAGGCACAAGTGGCCACGCCCTTGATGCAATCGCTCGTGAACCACTGTGGAGAGAAGGGTTAGACTATAAATGCGGAACGGGTCATGGAGTTGGTTATCTATTAGGAGTGCATGAAGGTCCTCATGGCATTTCACCAAGACCCGCCCTTGCTCCTCTTTTACCTGGATGCGTTGTCACAATCGAACCGGGCATATACAAGGAAAACAAGCATGGCATAAGGCTGGAAAATGATTATTATATAGAATACGACCTAGAAAATGAAAACGGGCAATTCATGAGATTCGAAGTGCTAAACTATCTGCCATTTGACCTTGATGCTATTGATGTTGACCTTCTTACAGAAAATGAAAGAAGGCTCTTAAATGATTATCATAAAAAAACTTATGAACTCCTAAGCCCACACTTGGACGGAGAAATAAAAGTTTGGTTAGAACACTACACTAGACCTATATAA
- the murC gene encoding UDP-N-acetylmuramate--L-alanine ligase produces the protein MKFFKIDSHDYKHVHFIGIGGISMSGLAKILLSYGYEVSGSDAKESPITKKLEALGAKIFYGHKKENIEGADLVVYTDAISLDNEELLYAIKSKVDLVDRASFLGLIMKNYKSSIAVSGTHGKTSTTSMLAEIIKDLDVDPTILLGGELDDIHGNAKIGKMDLFLTEACEYKANVLKYFPTTAIILNIDEDHLDYFDNIDHIVKTFEGYVKNLSDADNLIINVDDPYARQMEYIKTCNLFTFGIHTQADFMAKDIRLDEAGHPSYELYIRGKNVARVELSVLGKHNVYNSLAAIAAAYVNGIDLDTIITNIKKYKGVHRRLEKVGSYNGALVMDDYAHHPTEIKSSLKTLKDFCKGKLYCVFQPHTFTRTKMLLESFCESFSLADVIIIADIYAAREKDYGDIHSKTLVAGISQKGGNAFYMERFEDIVRFLKNNLQADDLVCTVGAGDVYKIGLMLLDKKF, from the coding sequence ATGAAATTTTTTAAAATTGATTCACATGATTATAAACACGTCCATTTCATTGGAATAGGCGGCATATCTATGTCTGGTCTGGCAAAGATTCTTCTAAGTTACGGATACGAGGTCAGCGGATCAGATGCTAAAGAAAGTCCTATCACAAAAAAATTGGAAGCTTTAGGAGCTAAAATTTTCTACGGACATAAAAAAGAAAACATAGAAGGTGCCGATTTAGTTGTATATACAGATGCCATATCTCTTGACAACGAGGAGTTGCTTTATGCAATCAAAAGTAAGGTTGACCTTGTAGATAGGGCAAGTTTTTTGGGACTTATTATGAAAAATTACAAGTCCTCCATAGCCGTATCAGGCACTCATGGCAAGACTTCGACCACATCCATGCTAGCAGAGATAATAAAAGATTTGGATGTAGATCCAACTATTCTTTTGGGCGGCGAATTGGATGATATCCATGGCAATGCCAAAATAGGCAAAATGGATTTATTTTTGACAGAAGCTTGTGAGTATAAGGCAAATGTTTTAAAGTATTTTCCCACCACTGCCATCATCTTAAATATTGACGAGGACCATTTGGACTACTTTGACAATATAGACCATATAGTGAAAACTTTTGAAGGCTATGTTAAAAATTTGAGTGATGCTGACAATTTAATCATCAATGTAGATGATCCTTATGCAAGGCAAATGGAATACATCAAGACCTGCAATCTCTTTACCTTTGGCATTCATACTCAAGCCGATTTTATGGCAAAAGATATCCGCTTGGATGAAGCTGGTCATCCCAGCTATGAACTCTATATCAGGGGCAAAAATGTAGCCAGAGTTGAACTCTCTGTCTTGGGCAAGCACAATGTTTACAATTCTCTTGCAGCCATTGCCGCAGCCTATGTAAATGGAATCGATTTGGATACTATTATTACCAACATAAAAAAATATAAGGGTGTTCATAGACGGTTAGAAAAAGTCGGCAGCTATAATGGCGCTCTAGTCATGGACGACTACGCCCACCACCCGACAGAAATCAAATCTTCTCTTAAAACTTTAAAAGATTTTTGCAAGGGCAAACTCTACTGCGTATTTCAACCTCACACCTTCACAAGGACAAAGATGCTTTTAGAATCTTTCTGCGAATCTTTTTCTCTAGCAGATGTAATAATAATCGCAGATATATATGCCGCCAGAGAAAAAGACTATGGCGATATCCATTCTAAAACTCTTGTCGCAGGTATTAGCCAAAAGGGGGGCAATGCCTTTTATATGGAAAGATTTGAAGATATAGTTAGATTTCTTAAAAATAATCTCCAAGCTGACGACTTAGTGTGCACTGTCGGAGCTGGAGATGTCTATAAGATAGGTCTTATGCTCTTAGATAAAAAGTTTTAG
- the udk gene encoding uridine kinase, which translates to MKKPIVIGIAGGTGSGKSTITNKLVELLDDRVLVIEQDAYYKDQSSLPFEERIKTNYDHPFAFDNDLLVEHIKALKAGKTIEKPMYDFEVHNRKKEKLKIEPAEVIIVEGILILYEEEVRELLDIKIFVDTDSDVRIIRRILRDIKERGRTLDSVIMQYLNTVRPSHLQFIDPSKRYADIIVPEGGYNQVAIDMIHSKILAEINE; encoded by the coding sequence GTGAAAAAGCCCATAGTAATTGGAATAGCAGGAGGAACAGGCTCAGGCAAGTCTACAATAACTAACAAATTGGTCGAACTTTTAGATGATAGGGTGCTTGTTATAGAGCAGGATGCATACTACAAGGATCAATCATCTCTGCCCTTTGAGGAGAGGATAAAGACAAATTACGATCATCCTTTTGCCTTTGACAATGACCTTTTGGTCGAACATATAAAGGCCTTAAAAGCTGGAAAGACTATTGAAAAACCGATGTATGACTTTGAGGTTCACAACAGAAAAAAAGAAAAACTAAAAATTGAGCCGGCAGAGGTAATCATAGTCGAAGGAATTTTGATACTCTATGAAGAAGAAGTGAGAGAACTTTTAGATATCAAAATTTTCGTAGACACAGATAGTGATGTCAGAATAATAAGAAGAATTTTAAGAGATATAAAAGAGAGGGGAAGGACTCTTGACTCTGTGATCATGCAGTATCTGAACACAGTAAGACCATCTCATTTGCAATTTATAGACCCATCAAAAAGATATGCAGACATAATAGTGCCAGAAGGTGGATATAATCAAGTTGCAATAGATATGATTCATTCCAAAATATTGGCTGAAATAAACGAATAA